The stretch of DNA NNNNNNNNNNNNNNNNNNNNNNNNNNNNNNNNNNNNNNNNNNNNNNNNNNNNNNNNNNNNNNNNNNNNNNNNNNNNNNNNNNNNNNNNNNNNNNNNNNNNNNNNNNNNNNNNNNNNNNNNNNNNNNNNNNNNNNNNAtagtattaaaatcttataataatttgtaatagatatgacataattatcaaaatttaagttttctGAAACCATATTGTATTTATGGttaaactatttattattagaattaattaattttagcttgaaatatatttaataaatgagagaaaattatttattgagCAACTAGAGATATttactattttggtttaaaGGGACAAATTTTTacgggtaaaaaaaaatattatattagagAATGACTATTAGGATACGGTTtagatttattttgaaatcaaccctgcacgtatgtgcgggtcagAATCTAGTAtaacaattataagaaaaacaacGACACAGACAGATTGTCTGGCTAGGTGACGAGAGATGGTAAGTGGTTAAGATTTAGTGcttattatgaatttatgatgtAGATTAAGTGGAGAGAGGGTCAAATAATTAGGTCAAAGAGAGTCGATGTGGTTGTCGCTGGTTGGCTAATCTCCATTTCCACAAACTTTTGGACGGCGGGACACCTACCTtcactttctatttttattttaattttgttttctctaaacaaaatcatactagtaattatcttttttttttaaaaaaaaaagaagcttatgATCGATCATTCAATATAGGTAGCACGAAGTGAACGAATACTAGAATTTTGCGTCAATAGAACTAATCAAGATCAAACATATGTAATTAAGTGGACTAGTATTAGGGTAATACTATACAAGTAGCTAGCTAGATATGCGTCACGGGGGAGACAGGAAGCGAGGCGAGGATCATGCTAAAATATTCGTCAAGTCACCAGAAATGAATAGAGCTATGAGCTATCTAATGCTAAtgctaatctatatataaaattagttgGTTCCCTGTCAGTTGTTGATTAAGAATAATCCACAAACCGCCCACTTCCTTTTTATATTCCTGAAATGCTTCTTCTCCAATGTTCTACACTTGAGTAAATCAATATCTATAAACAAGACGTAGATGgatgaattattattaaatgaagccgtttttaaaaaaaaaaatagtaattgaaACATACtactacttaattaattaattagctgAGGTTTTGTAGCGCGTCaaacaaaatagtaataaaaattacTAGAGTATTGTTATTGGATTTAtgataaaaatgtaaaactaaacTAGTAAGTGGTGGCATTGTCATGTAATAATACTCCACAAACAGTGTAAGTAATTCGTAAGAGGTACAGAACATTTAGTGTCTTGTCGGTTGGGGTTGATAATGCGATGAATGAGAATAGAACATGTAGTGTTTGTTGGATGTTGGTACTTTATTGTTACCATGATTGATGATTTTCCACGCAACACAATTTACACAAGGAACCGCCACACAGTAGAATAGGAGATACCcatcatcattttattttccagttttttttttttttttttggcttctctGTTTTGTCTAAGGTTCCAAAACTCAATGATTGAAGTTGAATTCCAAaacttattaattttgtttggtcttttgGGATACAAAGGAGCTAGGCTAGACTTTATAGATAGATAGACAGTCATCAATCATCCTCGTCCGTGTGAATTCAAAAACACTAGCGTCATTTACTTTTAACTCTTTCAATTTAGACTGTAATTATTCTCTCTCACTTCTCTTACTTCCAACAAAACCGAAAGAAATTTGAGGAAGAAAGGGAGGGGGAGAAATGAAAAAGTGAAATGTTCTGGGGCATGTTTGTCAAACAAACAAGATAGCGGGGAGAAAAGtatgaaaacagaaagaaaaaaaatgaaaaggactGAAAGCGAAAGGGCttaacaaaaagcaaaaacagagGGTCCCACAACACGTGGCCTGTGTCATTtgtcttttgtctctctcttctctcgtcTTTCGTTCATCCTAATccatataaagaagaagaggaagaagaaagaagagcatATATGCAAACAAAGgaacaaacataaagaaaaaaaagaagaagcaaaaaaaaaaagagtggaaATGGGACTACAAGGTCAGCTCTCCGACGTATCCTCCGATTCGATCCCTCTGATGCTGGTCGCTCTCCTCGCCACTTTCTTCAGGCACGTCCgctctcttctcctcctccctTCTTCCGCCCCCGTTGTTGTTACCTCTGGACTCTCAAACATCAGCGCCCTCGCCGACCAGCTCAACCTTAACCGCCTCTTCTCCTACCGCTACCGCTACGCCGATAACGCATCCTCCGACTGTATCGTGTGCCTTTCCACACTCAAGACCGGAGAAGAAGTGAGGAAGCTCGATTGCAGACACGTCTTCCATAAGCAGTGTTTGGAAGGCTGGCTCCAACATCTCAACTTCAATTGCCCGCTCTGCAGATCTCCGTTGCTGCTACCTCGTCCATGTCGTGGAAGTGATGATGCGGCGATCTCACCCTTCCATCTTGGCTCAACCACCACCACTACTACTTCATCATCGTCTCATATGTGAACAGTAGttcaaagaaattaaagaagaagatgaagggaGCCCCGAGGATGTTTTTTTATCTCGCCGccttttctcctctttcttcgtCACTTAAAGAAGATTCTTCAAAATctccccttctctctcttttttttttattttccttttttttttttttagggttccCCTCAGATCGGAGAGGTCCTTTCTTCTTCAGATTTCATGtaaatttttagtattaaatttaGTCTTATTGTTTTTAGATGAATCgaatcttttttattaatttctttttttttttgggttgaaacttgaaatagaaatagagtagtaagtagtaactagtaagtaATCCAAGCTTGCAATATGCTAAATTTCGCACAAGATTG from Camelina sativa cultivar DH55 chromosome 9, Cs, whole genome shotgun sequence encodes:
- the LOC104710022 gene encoding E3 ubiquitin-protein ligase RHA2B-like; the encoded protein is MGLQGQLSDVSSDSIPLMLVALLATFFRHVRSLLLLPSSAPVVVTSGLSNISALADQLNLNRLFSYRYRYADNASSDCIVCLSTLKTGEEVRKLDCRHVFHKQCLEGWLQHLNFNCPLCRSPLLLPRPCRGSDDAAISPFHLGSTTTTTTSSSSHM